TTCCTGTTCAGTGGCGACGACGTCGACAAGCCCGCGGGCGTGCTCTCCGGTGGAGAGAAGACCCGGCTGTCGTTGGCGATGCTCGTCGTCTCGGCAGCCAACGTCCTCCTGCTCGACGAGCCGACGAACAACCTTGACCCCGCCTCGCGCGCCGAGATCCTCGGCGCGTTGGCCGGGTACGAGGGCGCGGTCGTGTTGGTGACCCACGATGAGGGCGCGGTCGATGCGCTGCAGCCCGAACGCGTCCTGCTGCTGCCGGACGGTGTCGAGGACCTCTGGGGTCCGGACTACCTCGACCTCGTCACGTTGGCATAGATCCGCCGTCCGCACTGTTGTTGTGCGAGTGATCACGTCGGCGGTGCAGTTGCCAAAGGGAGTCGAAGTATGAGGCTGCCAGAGGGAGTCGAACAATGAGTATGGGCAGCTGGCAGGTGATGCGCTCACTGACGAAGGACTCGTCGGTGAAGGGTGCGAAACTCAAGCCCGGCACGACCAAGCGGGTGTTGTCGTACGCGGGTCCGTACCGCCGGCGCATCACGTTCTTCCTGGTGCTGGTCGTCATCGATGCGCTCCTGGTGATCGCAACTCCGTTGATCCTCAAGGAGATCGTCGACAAGGGTGTCGTCGAGCAGGACAAGCAGCTGATCGTCTGGTTGGGCGTCGCGGCCGCGGTGGTCGCCGTCCTGGACGCCGTGCTCGGCGTCGCCGAGCGGTGGTTGTCGGCGGGTCTGGGCGAAGGGCTCATCTACGACCTGCGGCGTGAGGTGTTCGGGCACGTACTGCGGCAGCCGATCGCGTTCTTCACCCGCGCGCAGACCGGCGCGTTGGTGACGCGCCTGAACTCCGACGTCATCGGCGCGCAGCAGGCGTTCACGTCGGTGATGTCGAACGTCGTCTCGAACGCGGTGAGCCTCGTCGTGATCGTCATCGCCATGGCGACGCTGTCGTGGCAGCTGACGCTGGGTGCGCTGGTGCTGGTGCCGTTCTTCCTCATTCCGACGAAGCTGATGGGTCGCCGGCTCGCCGGGCTGACCCGAGGGCAGATGATCGAGAACGCCGACCTCGGCGCCCGGATGACCGAGCGGTTCAACGTCGCTGGTGCGCTGTTGGTGAAGCTGTTCGGGCGCCCGGCGACCGAAGACGAGGAGTACGCCGCGCGCGCAGCGAAGGTGCGCGACATCGGGGTGAGCATCGCGGTGCAGCGGGCGATCTTCATGGTCGGGCTGATGCTGCTGGCGTCACTCGCCACCGCGATGGTCTACGGCGTCGGCGGCATCATGGCCGTCAACGGCACCTTGACGATCGGCACCCTGCTCGCGCTGGCCGCGCTGCTCGGACGGCTCTACGGTCCGCTGACCGCGCTGTCGAACGTGCGGGTCGATGTGATGACCGCGCTGGTGTCGTTCGAGCGGGTCTTCGAGATTCTCGACCTCGAGCCGCTGGTGAAGGAGGCCGAGCACCCGCGCGCCCTGCCCGACGGCGCGCTCGACGTCGAACTGGACGACGTGTCGTTCAGCTACCCGACGGCGGAGAAGGTGTCACTCGACTCGCTGGAGGGAGCCACCGTCGACAAGGGCGACGGCGACGAGGTGCTGCGCGGGGTGTCCTTGCAGGCGTCCGCTGGCCAGGTCGTCGCGCTCGTCGGACCGTCCGGTGCCGGCAAGACGACGATCACCGGACTGGTCGCCCGGCTGTACGACCCGACGTCCGGAGCCGTGCGGATCGGCGGCGTCGACCTGCGCGACGCGAGCTTCGAGTCGTTGCGTTCCCGGGTGGGAGTCGTCACGCAGGAAGCGCACATGTTCCACGACTCGATCCGCGAGAACCTCCTCTACGCCAAGCCCGACGCGACCGAGGCCGAGCTCGAGGCGGCGCTGCGCTCGGCGAATGTGTGGGCTCTCGTCCAGCGGCTTCCGCACGGACTCGACACCGTCGTCGGCGACCGCGGCCACCGGTTGTCCGGCGGTGAGAAGCAGCGGCTGGCGATCGCGCGACTGCTGTTGAAGGCGCCGTCGGTGGTCATCCTCGACGAGGCGACCGCGCACCTCGACAGCGAGAGCGAGGCGCTCGTGCAGCACGCGCTCGACTCGGCTCTGGAAGGTCGGACGGCGCTGGTCATCGCGCACCGGCTCTCGACCGTGCGCGGCGCCGACAAGATCCTCGTCATCGAGGGCGGACGCGTCGTCGAACAAGGACGCCACCACGAACTGCTCGAACAAGGTGGCCTCTACGCCGACCTCTACCGCACCCAGTTCACGGACGAGCCGGCGCCGACCGTCGGTTGATGCCGGCGGGCGCTAGTCGTCTTCTTCGTCCCAGATGCGGGTCTTCTTCGGTTTCGGTGCCTTCGGTCGGCCGATCTGATCGAGGTGTTCGCGGCGGGCTCGCAGCAGGAAGAACGCGAGGACCGCGATCGCACCGGCCCACCACTGAAGGGCATAACTGAAGTTGATCCAGGCGTAGCCACCCGGGTCGGGCTTGGGGAGGTCCTGCGGAAGGGTCTGCGGCACACCGGCGCCCACCTCGGTGCGGCGCAACACGTACGCGTTGCGCGCGTCGGGCTGCCCGCTGAGCTCGCGCAGCAGGGTGGTGTTGATCGAGGCGGCCTGGCCGGGCACCTCGGCACGCTTCAGGTCGGGTTCGCCTGCGCGCAGCCACCCGGTCACCTGCACTGTGCCGGTCGGCGTCGGCGGCACCGAGTCGGGCGCGGCGGCGGTCCGCCCGTTGGGGATCCATCCGCGGTCGACGAACACGACGTCACCGGTCGTCGTCCGCATCGGCACCACCACCTCGTAGCCGTACGTCTTGTCCAACGGTCGGTTGCGGATGAGCACCTGCCGATCGGCGAGGTACTGACCGGTGAACCGCACCTGCTTCCACTGCTGCTCCGCGTCGGGTGCGCCCGACGGATCCGGTTGCGCCGTGGCGAGGTCGACGGGGGCGCCGTTGTAGTTGGCCTCGAGGTGGTTCTCCGCGGTGATCTTGTGGTCGTAGCGGGTGTACTGCCAGCGGCCGAGAAAGACACAGACGGCGGCGGCGAGGACGGCGACGGCCAGCCAGCCCAACCATCGGCGGGACATCAGCAGGCGAAGCACGGGGCAACGCTACTCGCCGGTCATGTGAGCCCGACCCGCCGGCCCGTGCGCGCGGGTCGCAGTGCTGCGGATCGTGGTCGCGTCAATGGTCGGAGGACGAACGTCCCTGGCGGATCCTGTGATTCGGCCTAGCATGGAGCGCATGTCGTTTCCCCGCACCGGACCTCTCGTCGACACCTTCGGGCGCGTCGCGACGGACCTGCGCGTCTCGGTGACCGACCGCTGCAACCTGCGCTGCACCTACTGCATGCCGGCGGAGGGTCTGCCGTGGATGGCCAAGCCGGAGATGCTCGACGACGACGAAATGGTGCGCCTCATCCGACTGTTCGTGGGGCTCGGCGTGAACCAGGTGCGATTCACCGGCGGCGAGCCGCTGCTGCGCCGCTCGTTGGTCGACGTCGTACGCCGCGTGGGGGAGTTGCCGAACCGTCCGCGAATGGCGCTGACCACCAACGGCATCGGACTCGACCGGCTCGCGCGGCCGCTGGCCGATGCCGGGCTCGACCGCATCAATGTGTCGCTCGACACCGCGTCGCCGCAACGGTTCCTCGAGCTCACCCGGCGCGACCGGTTCGCCGACGTCGAGCGCGGCTTGAAGGCTGCCGTCGATGCTGGGCTCGCGCCGGTGAAGGTCAATGCGGTGGCGATGCCGGGCGAAGACCCGGCCGATCTGTTGGCGTGGTGTCTCGACCGGGGGTATGAGTTGCGGTTCATCGAGCAGATGCCGCTCGACGCCCAGCACTCCTGGGACCGCTCGCACCTGATGAGCCGTCACGACCTGCTGGCTGCCCTCGGTGCGCGCTTCCGGCTCAGCCCGGCCGGCGATCGCGGCTCGGCGCCCGCGGAACGCTTCTTCGTCGACGGCGGCCCCGAGACGGTAGGCGTCATCGCGAGCGTGACCGCACCGTTCTGCGGTGCCTGCGACCGCGTGCGTCTGACCGCCGACGGACAGGTGCGCAACTGCCTGTTCGCCCGCAAGGAGAACGACCTGCGCGGCCCGATGCGCGACGGCGCGACCGACGACGAACTCGTCGACCTCATCCGGCTGAACATGTGGGGCAAGGCGACCGGCCACGGCATCGGCACCCCGAACTTCGAACAGCCCGACCGTCCGATGTCTGCGATCGGCGGCTGAGGCCCGCGTAGCCGCACCGCTGGTGTAGGTCGCCCGGTTTGAGCGGCTCCAGTGAAAGATTGCTGCTGTCATAGCAGCAGTGATCTTTCACTGGAGCCGGTTGCGGTTGGCTGTGGTCGCCCGTGATGTTGCTCAGGCGGCGTGGGTGCCGGTGGCTTGGTAGTGCCAGGTGACGCTGGTGACGGTGGCGGTGCCGGCGAGGTGGTCGCGGTGGGCGATGCGGTGGTGGGTGTCGCACAACAGGGCGCTGTTGGTGAGGGATGTTTCGCCACCCAGATACCAGGGGATCAGGTGGTGGACTTCGCACATGACGGGTGGTCGGTCGCAGCCGGCGTAGGTGCAGTGTTTGTCACGGTGGATCACCGCGCGTCGTAGTTCGTTGTCGACGAGTCTTCGTTTGCGTCCGACGTTCAAGGGTTGGTTCTTGGACCCGAGGACTATCGGCAGGATGTCTGCGTCGCAGGCGAGTTGTCGGACGGTGTCGGGGGTGACGCCGGTGCCGGTGTCGGTGGTGCCGAGTCCGGCGAGTAGTCCGGCGAGGACGAGGAAGTCGATGGTGACCACGAGGGTGGCACTGCCGCGGTGTGTGATCTCTGGATCGTTGTTGACGGCGGCGGCGCCGAGGCCGAGGAGGAGCAGGAACGCATCGGCGCGGCGTTTGCCGGGGGTGCGGGGGTCGGGTTCCCCGGTTTTCTGGGAGTTGCCGTCTTGGTCGGGGGTGTGTCGGTGGTGCGGGTCGGCGCAACAGGCTGATTTCGGGGACGGTGCCGCGAGTGATTGGACGCCGTGGATGAGGGCTTCGGCGTGGTCGGGTGACAGGTCGGCGGTGAATCGGACCATCCCACCCGGGCAAATCCGACCAGGACAACGATTCGACTTTCTGGAGGGCGTCTTCGTTCTCGTCGAGCACTTCTTCGCCGTACTCGGCCAGGATCCGCTTGGTCAGTTCCCGCACTGTTTTCGCGCCGGCGCCGGGACCCAACGTGAGGAGCCAGCCGTAGATTTCGTCCCGGCTCGCTTTCGGCAGCACGGCTTTGATCTTGTCGATGGTGTCCAGGCAGGTTTTCCCGATCGTGGTGTTGACCTGCCCGGAGGTGACCGCGTCGGCCAATGCCTGGTTCAACGGGGAGCGGGCTGCTTCAGCCAACTTCGCGATCCGGGACGCGTGCGACGGTTCCAAACCCGACCGCCACGCCTCTGCTTCGTCGGTGGCCACGTCGCTAACCCGGTCGCCGGCCCGGTCGTCGGACTCGTCACTGGCGTTGTCCCCCGCATCCGCCGCGCCTTTATTGGTGGCGGGTTCGTCCAGTGGCACCAGCGGACCTGCCACGGACAAGGACTCGGCACCGAGCAACGCGTCCGCACTCTCGCCGGTGGACAGTCGGCGCACCCATTGGGTCGCGTCCGCAGCGGTGGAGCGGTACACGACCCCGCGGTCGATCGCGTCGCTGGTCACCGCGACGAGAGTGGCCTCGGACTGTTGCTGCACAAGCGTCAGGGACCGTGCGAGCGCGGTGAGTTCGGCGTCGGTCAGGTTGCCGGTCAGCTGCGCCAATCGGGACACGGCAGCCACCGCGTCGGACACCAGAGCGGCACAAGCAGCGGCTTCACCCGGATACGAGTCGTACAACGCCTGATCACGCTGCTGGTCGACGTGCTGATCGATACCTTCGTCACTCGTCATGTCCGGATTCACCCGTTACCGTCTTTGATGGGCCTTGAAGCAAGGCCCCTGGTCGCCGGCCCCGGCATGACTGATCACCCCTGTCGCTTGCATGATCCGGGAGGTGTTGTCACCGGGTGCTGGTGGCGCTGGTGGACCGCTGATAGGGACCGGGCCGCCCGAACGCCTGGGTAGGTCTCTTCGTAACGTGGATGTCGGCTTCCTGCGCCTGATCTGGTGACCAGCCGCTCGGACGCACGAGGAGGGGACCATGTCCCGACCTGACTACGCGGTGTACATCGGGCTCGATGTCGGCAAACAGGCGCACCACGCCTGCGCGCTGAACGTCGATGGCACACGGCTGCACGACAAACCGTTGCCCCAAGACGAGTCGTCGCTGCGTGGCCTGCTGACCGAACTCGGCACGCACGGTCGCCTGCTGGTCGTGGTCGATCAACCCGCAACGATCGGCGCGCTGCCCGTCGCGGTCGCCCGAGCCATGGGTATCGATGTGGCCTATCTGCCCGGGCTGGCGATGCGCCGTATCGCCGACCTGCACCCCGGCAACGCCAAGACCGACGCAAGGGACGCGTACGTCATCGCCGAAGCTGCCCGGTCGATGCCGCACGCCCTGCGACGGGTTGATGTCGGCGACGACACCCTGGCCGACCTGGAAGTCATCGTCGGCTTCGATGACGACCTGGCCGGGCAGGTCACCGCGCAAGCAAACCGGATCAGAGGCCTTCTGACACAAGTGAACCCAGCCCTCGAACGTGTCCTCGGCCCACGCATCCAACACCCGGCAGTCCTCGAACTCCTGACCCGCTTCGGTGGCCCGACCGGCCTGCGCGCGGCCGGCCGGCGACGTCTGCTCGCCGTCGCCAAACCCCGCGCGCCCCGCTCCTACCAACGCCTCGTCGACGACATCCAGACAGCGCTCACCGAGCAGACCGTCACCGTCCCTGGCACCCGAGCCGCCGAGCTGGTCCTGCCCAAACTCGCGACCGGACTGGCGCGCCTGCTGCACGACCGGGACGAGCTGGGAACCCAACTGGAGGACATGCTCGATGCCCACCCTCTTGCCGCGGTCCTGACCTCGATGCCCGGCATCGGCGTCAGGACCGGCGCACGGATCCTGCTCGAAGTCGGCGACGGTTCGAGCTTCCCCACCTCCGGCCACCTCGCCGCGTACGCCGGCCTCGCACCCGTCACCCGCCGATCCGGCACCTCGATCCGCGGTGAGCACCCCGCCCGAGGCGGCAACAAGCACCTCAAACGAGCGATGTTCCTCGCCGCGTTCGCCGCACTGCACGACCCGACCTCGCGGGCGTACTACGACCGCAAACGCGGCCAAGGCAAGAAGCACAACGCCGCCCTCATCTGCCTCGCCCGACGACGCTGCGACGTGCTGTACGCGATGCTTCGCGACGGAACCCTCTACCAACAGAAAACCCCAGCCGCCGCTTGACGAAGACCATAG
This genomic stretch from Calidifontibacter indicus harbors:
- a CDS encoding ABC transporter ATP-binding protein, which codes for MSMGSWQVMRSLTKDSSVKGAKLKPGTTKRVLSYAGPYRRRITFFLVLVVIDALLVIATPLILKEIVDKGVVEQDKQLIVWLGVAAAVVAVLDAVLGVAERWLSAGLGEGLIYDLRREVFGHVLRQPIAFFTRAQTGALVTRLNSDVIGAQQAFTSVMSNVVSNAVSLVVIVIAMATLSWQLTLGALVLVPFFLIPTKLMGRRLAGLTRGQMIENADLGARMTERFNVAGALLVKLFGRPATEDEEYAARAAKVRDIGVSIAVQRAIFMVGLMLLASLATAMVYGVGGIMAVNGTLTIGTLLALAALLGRLYGPLTALSNVRVDVMTALVSFERVFEILDLEPLVKEAEHPRALPDGALDVELDDVSFSYPTAEKVSLDSLEGATVDKGDGDEVLRGVSLQASAGQVVALVGPSGAGKTTITGLVARLYDPTSGAVRIGGVDLRDASFESLRSRVGVVTQEAHMFHDSIRENLLYAKPDATEAELEAALRSANVWALVQRLPHGLDTVVGDRGHRLSGGEKQRLAIARLLLKAPSVVILDEATAHLDSESEALVQHALDSALEGRTALVIAHRLSTVRGADKILVIEGGRVVEQGRHHELLEQGGLYADLYRTQFTDEPAPTVG
- a CDS encoding SURF1 family protein, coding for MLRLLMSRRWLGWLAVAVLAAAVCVFLGRWQYTRYDHKITAENHLEANYNGAPVDLATAQPDPSGAPDAEQQWKQVRFTGQYLADRQVLIRNRPLDKTYGYEVVVPMRTTTGDVVFVDRGWIPNGRTAAAPDSVPPTPTGTVQVTGWLRAGEPDLKRAEVPGQAASINTTLLRELSGQPDARNAYVLRRTEVGAGVPQTLPQDLPKPDPGGYAWINFSYALQWWAGAIAVLAFFLLRARREHLDQIGRPKAPKPKKTRIWDEEDD
- the moaA gene encoding GTP 3',8-cyclase MoaA, whose protein sequence is MSFPRTGPLVDTFGRVATDLRVSVTDRCNLRCTYCMPAEGLPWMAKPEMLDDDEMVRLIRLFVGLGVNQVRFTGGEPLLRRSLVDVVRRVGELPNRPRMALTTNGIGLDRLARPLADAGLDRINVSLDTASPQRFLELTRRDRFADVERGLKAAVDAGLAPVKVNAVAMPGEDPADLLAWCLDRGYELRFIEQMPLDAQHSWDRSHLMSRHDLLAALGARFRLSPAGDRGSAPAERFFVDGGPETVGVIASVTAPFCGACDRVRLTADGQVRNCLFARKENDLRGPMRDGATDDELVDLIRLNMWGKATGHGIGTPNFEQPDRPMSAIGG
- a CDS encoding HNH endonuclease; protein product: MVRFTADLSPDHAEALIHGVQSLAAPSPKSACCADPHHRHTPDQDGNSQKTGEPDPRTPGKRRADAFLLLLGLGAAAVNNDPEITHRGSATLVVTIDFLVLAGLLAGLGTTDTGTGVTPDTVRQLACDADILPIVLGSKNQPLNVGRKRRLVDNELRRAVIHRDKHCTYAGCDRPPVMCEVHHLIPWYLGGETSLTNSALLCDTHHRIAHRDHLAGTATVTSVTWHYQATGTHAA
- a CDS encoding IS110 family transposase; translated protein: MSRPDYAVYIGLDVGKQAHHACALNVDGTRLHDKPLPQDESSLRGLLTELGTHGRLLVVVDQPATIGALPVAVARAMGIDVAYLPGLAMRRIADLHPGNAKTDARDAYVIAEAARSMPHALRRVDVGDDTLADLEVIVGFDDDLAGQVTAQANRIRGLLTQVNPALERVLGPRIQHPAVLELLTRFGGPTGLRAAGRRRLLAVAKPRAPRSYQRLVDDIQTALTEQTVTVPGTRAAELVLPKLATGLARLLHDRDELGTQLEDMLDAHPLAAVLTSMPGIGVRTGARILLEVGDGSSFPTSGHLAAYAGLAPVTRRSGTSIRGEHPARGGNKHLKRAMFLAAFAALHDPTSRAYYDRKRGQGKKHNAALICLARRRCDVLYAMLRDGTLYQQKTPAAA